A genomic region of Ewingella sp. CoE-038-23 contains the following coding sequences:
- a CDS encoding BBE domain-containing protein — translation MSDFILVDKQDTRYSTLQKGFNLRWPTSGNGADYIYVCHSTQDVIDAANDALLKGNRITVRSGGHCYEGFVANKLSGEGEQPLAIIDISLMTGMIYREEGDVVSPYDQSATYKFSLSSGNQNWDGYVNLYKGANRTIPGGSCYSVGAGGHITGGGYGLLSRMHGLTVDWLSGVDILIPNTCGNGMVAKHVNLSSEGNDRDLFIACRGGGGGNFGIVLNYYFADLPVAPQKAYLLTLSYPWSDFISQDQFDNFMRAYWQWFADNDADWNSADLAKANGGLFALLKVQHRSTGDINLVVQYTGINGTVGGIQDQPFVDFVNTMNAAAGFTPQVRHEIRLHGALRGDAEMSASKGHPVKDARLMDWLYLTQTINGSGDNQRGKYKSCYQKAQFGQRELDTLWNYLNITGRPEMNQMLVQFDSYGGCVNVNDEINNPTSVFQRSSLLKAQFQIYWKDYNDDEMFIGWMQGFYAAYFAEFGGKPMLGDNYEGCYINYPDIDMKYTDESRYTVDKNWLRLYYGDKSTQLIATKNNVDPHNIFRNELSIPLIKP, via the coding sequence ATGTCTGATTTTATTTTGGTAGATAAACAAGATACGCGTTATAGCACTTTGCAGAAGGGGTTTAATTTACGATGGCCAACCAGTGGTAATGGAGCTGATTATATTTATGTTTGCCACTCGACACAGGATGTTATAGATGCCGCCAACGATGCACTGTTAAAAGGAAACCGAATCACCGTGCGCAGTGGGGGACATTGTTACGAAGGTTTTGTAGCGAATAAATTATCCGGAGAGGGAGAACAGCCTTTAGCCATTATTGATATTAGCCTGATGACCGGTATGATTTATCGTGAGGAAGGTGATGTCGTTTCTCCTTATGATCAATCTGCAACCTACAAATTCTCATTGTCGAGTGGAAATCAGAACTGGGACGGCTATGTCAATTTGTATAAAGGCGCAAATCGCACCATTCCTGGTGGATCTTGTTATTCTGTCGGGGCAGGTGGTCATATAACCGGAGGCGGTTATGGTCTGCTTTCCCGTATGCATGGCCTGACTGTCGATTGGCTTTCCGGGGTTGATATTCTTATCCCTAATACCTGCGGGAACGGTATGGTGGCAAAACATGTCAATTTGTCTAGCGAGGGTAATGATCGTGATTTATTTATCGCCTGTCGTGGGGGGGGCGGTGGTAATTTTGGCATTGTGCTGAATTACTATTTTGCAGATTTGCCGGTTGCCCCTCAGAAGGCCTATTTGCTGACACTTTCCTATCCCTGGTCTGACTTCATTAGTCAGGATCAGTTCGATAATTTCATGCGCGCTTACTGGCAGTGGTTCGCTGATAATGATGCCGACTGGAATAGCGCGGATCTGGCGAAAGCTAATGGAGGGTTGTTTGCGTTACTGAAAGTTCAGCATCGTTCAACCGGTGATATTAATTTGGTGGTGCAGTATACAGGAATCAATGGCACCGTCGGTGGAATTCAAGATCAGCCCTTTGTTGATTTTGTGAATACAATGAACGCCGCTGCGGGTTTTACTCCACAGGTTCGCCATGAAATACGTTTACACGGTGCTTTGCGCGGTGACGCAGAAATGAGCGCTTCAAAAGGCCATCCTGTTAAAGATGCGCGTCTGATGGACTGGCTATATCTTACACAAACTATTAATGGCTCAGGAGATAACCAACGCGGGAAGTATAAGTCCTGTTATCAGAAGGCTCAGTTTGGCCAGAGGGAATTGGATACGCTGTGGAATTATCTGAACATTACAGGCCGTCCCGAAATGAATCAAATGCTGGTGCAGTTTGATTCTTATGGTGGCTGTGTCAATGTTAATGATGAAATCAACAACCCGACTTCTGTTTTCCAGCGTAGCTCATTACTAAAAGCACAGTTCCAGATATATTGGAAAGATTATAATGATGATGAGATGTTTATCGGCTGGATGCAGGGTTTTTATGCCGCTTACTTCGCAGAATTTGGCGGTAAGCCAATGCTTGGAGATAACTATGAGGGGTGCTATATCAACTATCCTGATATTGACATGAAATATAC
- a CDS encoding fibronectin type III domain-containing protein, translating to MSEQINVTFKSRWNGASAWSGTLEFDMTNNTGATIVNPEIKIQLGQHFTASANTGFDFIQTGDMLIGHLVSHLQNIANGETLAFSVNASFPNGGNMNVLPVAYWVNGKDAINGNANPDTTAPTAPDGLKSLSVTSNSASLSWNASTDNIGVDHYVVSYQAAGSTAKTHVATGTTAVLRNLASATTYTVSVVAVDAAGNTSTPSAAIQVTTEQVIIDTTAPSVPTALSVNNVTDSSVSLSWNASTDNVAVTGYKVKYTPEGGVSQTIDVTTIACNLNDLSADTQYSFCVAAFDASKNISAYSEAISAKTLHPVATSISFAPYVDVTINANWTTTPPAINTKYVTEALALGVKKFHLAFLVVDNGTKQLMWGNSYFPYNAIKPISDIINRAGGEAIVAFGGASGVDPSVCKTQAELTKIYLDLKKDFNVKHIDFDFETPSQYNYKVAFPAALDAQKQEPSLWFSLTLPVATTGLTSEGLAMINYAKEIGLTLSIQIMAMDYGPANLDMGDAAVSAIEGTKANLAQIYPAKSEADLYKMIGVIPMIGQNDAAGEMFSFQDATQTAQYSKQKGLNLVSIWSLVRDFPGMGDLATCTQNPQQTKDYEYTTTFLDALK from the coding sequence ATGTCTGAACAAATTAACGTAACCTTTAAATCTCGCTGGAATGGTGCAAGTGCATGGTCCGGTACTCTTGAATTTGATATGACTAATAATACAGGTGCAACGATAGTTAATCCTGAAATAAAAATTCAACTTGGCCAACACTTTACTGCATCAGCGAATACCGGTTTCGATTTCATCCAGACTGGCGATATGCTTATCGGCCATCTGGTGTCACATCTGCAAAATATCGCCAATGGTGAAACCTTAGCCTTCTCCGTAAATGCAAGTTTCCCCAACGGCGGCAATATGAACGTATTGCCAGTGGCTTATTGGGTTAATGGGAAAGATGCCATTAACGGTAATGCCAACCCAGATACCACTGCGCCAACGGCTCCTGATGGCCTTAAATCGCTCAGCGTAACCAGCAATAGCGCCTCTTTGAGCTGGAATGCTTCTACCGATAATATCGGCGTTGATCACTACGTCGTGTCTTATCAGGCCGCAGGTTCAACGGCAAAAACTCATGTGGCAACAGGTACAACCGCTGTACTGCGCAATCTTGCCTCAGCAACGACTTACACTGTTTCAGTTGTTGCGGTAGATGCAGCAGGTAATACCTCCACACCTTCTGCTGCCATTCAGGTCACCACCGAACAAGTTATTATCGACACCACAGCACCAAGTGTACCGACGGCCCTGAGCGTCAATAATGTGACTGATTCTTCAGTATCCCTGAGCTGGAATGCCTCTACGGACAACGTTGCAGTCACCGGCTATAAAGTGAAATACACCCCCGAAGGCGGCGTTAGCCAGACTATCGACGTAACAACAATAGCTTGCAACCTGAACGATTTATCTGCCGATACGCAATACAGTTTCTGCGTAGCTGCCTTTGATGCTAGCAAGAACATCTCGGCCTATAGCGAGGCGATCTCAGCGAAAACATTGCATCCTGTGGCGACCTCAATCAGCTTCGCACCTTATGTTGATGTCACCATCAATGCTAACTGGACCACCACCCCTCCCGCGATCAACACCAAATATGTCACCGAAGCATTGGCCCTCGGCGTGAAGAAATTCCATTTAGCCTTCTTGGTCGTTGATAACGGGACTAAGCAACTAATGTGGGGTAACTCTTACTTCCCTTACAACGCGATTAAGCCAATCAGTGACATCATTAATCGAGCTGGCGGTGAAGCTATCGTGGCCTTTGGTGGCGCAAGCGGCGTTGACCCTTCAGTTTGTAAAACTCAGGCAGAGCTGACCAAAATCTATCTAGATCTTAAAAAAGATTTCAATGTTAAACATATTGATTTCGATTTTGAAACCCCTAGTCAATATAACTACAAGGTGGCTTTCCCTGCCGCACTTGATGCCCAGAAACAAGAGCCATCACTGTGGTTTAGCCTGACACTACCGGTTGCGACCACTGGCCTGACAAGCGAAGGTCTAGCGATGATCAACTACGCCAAAGAAATTGGCTTAACGTTGAGCATACAGATTATGGCGATGGACTACGGTCCAGCGAATCTGGATATGGGCGATGCGGCAGTGAGTGCGATTGAAGGAACCAAGGCCAATCTGGCACAGATTTATCCGGCAAAATCAGAAGCCGATCTGTACAAGATGATTGGGGTGATCCCAATGATTGGTCAGAACGATGCAGCGGGCGAGATGTTCAGCTTCCAGGACGCAACGCAGACCGCGCAATACTCCAAACAGAAAGGGCTAAATCTGGTATCTATCTGGTCGCTGGTACGTGACTTCCCAGGGATGGGCGATCTGGCAACCTGTACTCAAAATCCTCAGCAAACTAAGGATTACGAGTACACCACAACCTTCCTGGATGCTTTGAAATAA
- a CDS encoding MltR family transcriptional regulator, producing the protein MEKAQAFENRVLEKLNAGKSVRSFLMTAVELLAEALDILVIQVFRKDDYAVKYAVEPLLTGNGPLGDLSVRLKLIYALGVISRHEYEDAELLMALREELNYDGEDYRFTDDEILGPFGELHCVAALPPAPTFLKPGEADESLIAMQQQRYQQIVRSTMVLSITGLIAHISNQQPSRLSPVQR; encoded by the coding sequence ATGGAAAAAGCACAGGCGTTTGAAAACCGGGTACTGGAAAAACTGAACGCAGGAAAATCTGTGCGCAGCTTCTTGATGACTGCCGTAGAATTACTGGCTGAAGCGCTGGATATTCTGGTGATTCAGGTATTCCGCAAAGACGATTACGCGGTGAAATATGCCGTCGAGCCTTTATTGACCGGCAACGGCCCGCTGGGCGATCTGTCCGTCAGGCTCAAATTGATTTATGCGCTGGGCGTGATCAGCCGCCATGAATATGAAGACGCCGAGCTGCTAATGGCGCTGCGCGAAGAGTTAAATTATGACGGTGAAGACTATCGTTTTACCGACGATGAAATCCTTGGCCCCTTTGGCGAACTGCACTGCGTAGCCGCACTCCCCCCTGCGCCAACCTTCCTCAAACCCGGTGAAGCCGACGAATCCTTGATCGCCATGCAGCAGCAGCGCTATCAGCAAATTGTCCGTTCCACCATGGTGCTTTCCATTACCGGGCTGATTGCTCATATCAGCAATCAGCAGCCGTCGCGGCTCTCTCCCGTTCAGCGTTAA
- a CDS encoding mannitol-1-phosphate 5-dehydrogenase → MKALHFGAGNIGRGFIGKLLADAQVELTFADVSPVLLEALNSRHGYDVHVVGEKASVEPVKNVNAVNSAGQEAIDLIAKVDLVTTAVGPTVLEKIAPNVAKGLVLRHQQGNESPLNIIACENMVRGTSQFKQHVFNALPEDEKAWVEAHVGFVDSAVDRIVPPAAAGTTDPLEVTVETFSEWIVDQTQFKGPLPTIAGMEPTDNLMAFVERKLFTLNTGHAITAYLGQQAGHATIRDAILDEKIRLVVRGAMEESGQVLINRYGFDPQKHFAYIEKIITRFENPYLHDDVERVGRQPLRKLSAGDRLIKPLLGTLEYNLPHNNLVIGIAAAMHYRSDEDQQAKEWAELLEKVGPKAALAQVSGLPEDGEVVAQAVSIYEKKH, encoded by the coding sequence ATGAAAGCACTACATTTTGGCGCGGGCAATATTGGCCGTGGATTTATCGGTAAACTGTTGGCCGATGCGCAAGTTGAATTAACCTTCGCTGACGTCAGCCCTGTGCTGCTGGAAGCCTTAAACAGCCGTCATGGTTACGACGTGCACGTGGTTGGCGAGAAGGCCAGCGTCGAGCCAGTGAAAAACGTTAACGCGGTCAACAGCGCAGGTCAGGAAGCTATCGACCTGATCGCTAAAGTCGACCTAGTGACCACCGCCGTTGGCCCAACCGTGCTGGAGAAAATCGCGCCGAACGTGGCGAAAGGTCTGGTTCTGCGTCACCAGCAGGGCAATGAGTCTCCGCTGAACATTATCGCCTGTGAAAACATGGTGCGTGGCACCAGCCAGTTCAAACAGCACGTGTTCAACGCGCTGCCAGAAGATGAGAAAGCTTGGGTTGAAGCCCACGTTGGTTTCGTTGACTCCGCCGTTGACCGTATCGTGCCTCCGGCTGCGGCGGGCACCACGGATCCGCTGGAAGTGACGGTTGAAACCTTCAGCGAGTGGATTGTCGATCAGACCCAGTTCAAAGGCCCGTTGCCGACTATCGCCGGTATGGAGCCAACGGATAACCTGATGGCGTTCGTCGAGCGCAAGCTGTTTACCCTGAACACCGGTCACGCGATCACCGCGTATCTCGGCCAGCAGGCAGGCCATGCCACCATCCGTGATGCAATTCTCGACGAAAAAATCCGTCTGGTGGTGCGCGGCGCGATGGAAGAGAGTGGTCAGGTGCTGATCAACCGTTACGGCTTTGACCCGCAAAAGCACTTCGCTTACATCGAAAAAATCATCACCCGTTTCGAAAACCCGTACCTGCATGACGACGTTGAGCGCGTTGGCCGCCAGCCATTGCGTAAACTGAGCGCGGGCGATCGTTTAATCAAGCCACTGCTGGGTACATTGGAATATAATCTGCCACACAACAATTTGGTGATCGGTATCGCCGCCGCAATGCACTACCGCAGCGATGAAGATCAGCAAGCTAAAGAGTGGGCAGAGTTGCTGGAAAAAGTCGGTCCAAAAGCGGCGCTGGCTCAGGTTTCAGGCCTGCCAGAAGACGGCGAAGTTGTCGCCCAAGCCGTGAGCATCTACGAGAAAAAGCACTAA
- a CDS encoding YibL family ribosome-associated protein, which translates to MKEVEKAEIKRLSDMLDALNHKDATVIQQGNAELIAKHEEEKEKLAAEIARLKDVRVKKLSKEAQKLETLPFSREITKKEQADMGTLKKTVRGIVVVHPMTALGREMGLKVVTGYAKKAF; encoded by the coding sequence ATGAAAGAAGTCGAAAAAGCCGAAATCAAACGCCTCAGTGACATGCTGGACGCGTTGAACCACAAAGATGCGACCGTTATCCAACAGGGTAACGCTGAGCTGATTGCCAAGCATGAAGAAGAGAAAGAGAAGCTGGCGGCCGAAATCGCTCGCCTGAAAGACGTGCGCGTTAAGAAGCTGAGCAAAGAAGCGCAAAAGCTGGAAACGCTGCCATTTAGCCGCGAAATCACTAAGAAAGAGCAGGCCGACATGGGCACGCTGAAGAAAACCGTGCGTGGCATCGTGGTGGTTCACCCGATGACCGCGCTGGGCCGCGAAATGGGCCTGAAAGTGGTGACCGGTTACGCCAAAAAAGCCTTTTGA
- a CDS encoding LysE family translocator, producing the protein MLDTAFVSYVTVMSITPGPNNILLAASGVNFGLRRTVPMMLGITLGCVIQCALTTSLLAILLSWMQVIRLPMAVLGCAYLFWLSWKIYRSGTPGEGAEQAPMKMIHGALFQAVNPKAWLMATNVAILFTPREGALLSHTLMICIGFALINLPCILVWVVMGDRLRQALRVTWKLKLFNSIMAGLMAITAVWLMFDELRHAFN; encoded by the coding sequence ATGCTGGACACCGCTTTTGTCAGTTACGTCACCGTCATGTCGATAACGCCCGGCCCGAATAACATTTTACTCGCCGCCTCTGGCGTGAATTTCGGCCTGCGCCGCACCGTGCCGATGATGCTCGGCATCACCCTTGGCTGCGTGATCCAGTGCGCACTCACCACCTCTCTTTTGGCGATTTTACTCAGCTGGATGCAGGTGATCCGCCTGCCGATGGCGGTGTTGGGCTGCGCCTATCTGTTCTGGCTGTCGTGGAAAATTTATCGCTCCGGCACGCCGGGAGAAGGTGCGGAGCAAGCACCGATGAAGATGATCCACGGCGCGCTGTTTCAGGCGGTGAACCCCAAAGCCTGGCTGATGGCGACCAACGTGGCGATCCTCTTCACCCCGCGCGAAGGGGCATTGTTAAGCCATACCTTGATGATTTGTATCGGTTTCGCGCTGATCAACCTGCCGTGCATTCTGGTTTGGGTGGTGATGGGCGACCGTCTGCGCCAGGCCCTGCGGGTGACGTGGAAGCTGAAACTGTTCAATAGCATCATGGCCGGGCTGATGGCGATCACCGCCGTCTGGCTGATGTTTGACGAGTTACGCCATGCTTTTAACTAG
- a CDS encoding PLP-dependent aminotransferase family protein has protein sequence MLTPLIDANSAGDTRYNLLADNLAEAIRRGTLPAGSRLPSVRRSAQTYSVSINTVVAAYRRLEDRGLIEARPQSGFYVRTALPALEVRHLPHGPAAEPADNVLDLIDTVFAAQINPAYTNLSLACPQANDFYPGAKLGRIMSSLLRRQPHLIGQYALPPGNLPLRQQIARRSLALGMMLEASDITLTHGCMEALQLALRVTTQPGDSVGLETPTYFYLLPLLASLGLKAVEIPTDPQTGLSLDALELMLNEKRLNAVIAMPTAQNPMGFTMPLAAKKRLARLMNDHRVPLIEDGLYAEIQFSDALSPAVKSFDKYGWVLFCTSFTKTLAPDFRIGWIAGGRFADKLRKLKAVSSMTESSLLSQTLAVFLESGGYDHHLRSLRRRYEAQVDEARALIAQYFPQGTRSTRPMGGFVFWVDFPAGVDTVALFKQLIEEKICLTPGTLYSPSGRYSNGLRLSCCYPFDVRYTAALARLGQRACEMSGLPPGLAETTDDARADETRTS, from the coding sequence ATGCTAACCCCTTTGATCGATGCAAACAGCGCGGGCGACACGCGCTACAACCTGTTGGCCGATAATCTGGCTGAGGCGATTCGGCGCGGCACCTTGCCCGCTGGCAGCCGTTTGCCTTCGGTGCGGCGCTCGGCCCAGACCTATTCGGTCAGCATTAATACCGTGGTGGCGGCCTATCGCCGGTTGGAAGATCGCGGGCTGATTGAAGCGCGGCCGCAGTCGGGATTCTACGTGCGCACGGCGCTCCCGGCCCTGGAGGTGCGGCACTTGCCCCACGGGCCAGCGGCGGAGCCAGCCGACAACGTGCTGGACCTGATCGATACCGTGTTTGCCGCGCAAATCAACCCGGCCTACACCAATCTCTCGCTGGCTTGCCCACAGGCCAACGACTTCTACCCCGGCGCGAAACTGGGGCGCATCATGTCCTCGCTGCTGCGCCGCCAGCCACACTTGATTGGCCAGTACGCGCTGCCGCCGGGGAATCTGCCGCTGCGCCAGCAAATCGCCCGGCGCTCGCTGGCTCTGGGCATGATGCTGGAAGCCTCCGACATCACTCTGACCCACGGCTGTATGGAAGCGCTGCAACTGGCGCTGCGCGTCACCACCCAGCCGGGCGACAGCGTCGGGCTGGAGACGCCGACCTACTTCTATTTGCTGCCGCTGCTGGCGAGCCTTGGGCTGAAAGCGGTGGAAATCCCTACCGATCCGCAGACCGGCCTGTCCCTCGACGCCCTCGAGTTGATGCTCAATGAGAAGCGGCTAAACGCGGTGATCGCCATGCCAACCGCGCAAAACCCGATGGGCTTCACCATGCCGCTGGCGGCGAAAAAACGGCTGGCGCGCCTGATGAACGATCATCGCGTGCCGCTGATAGAAGACGGACTGTATGCCGAAATTCAGTTTAGCGACGCGCTCTCTCCGGCGGTGAAATCCTTCGACAAGTACGGCTGGGTGCTGTTTTGCACCAGCTTCACCAAGACGCTGGCCCCCGATTTTCGCATTGGCTGGATTGCGGGCGGGCGCTTCGCCGACAAACTTCGCAAGCTGAAGGCGGTGTCGTCGATGACCGAGTCCTCTTTGCTGTCGCAAACGCTGGCGGTGTTCCTCGAGTCAGGGGGTTACGACCACCATCTGCGCAGTTTACGCCGCCGCTATGAGGCGCAGGTCGACGAAGCGCGAGCGCTGATTGCGCAATATTTCCCGCAGGGAACTCGCTCCACTCGGCCGATGGGCGGTTTTGTGTTTTGGGTAGATTTCCCGGCGGGCGTGGATACCGTGGCACTCTTTAAGCAGCTGATTGAAGAGAAAATCTGCCTGACGCCGGGCACGCTGTACTCGCCGAGCGGGCGCTACAGCAATGGCCTGCGGCTCTCCTGCTGTTACCCTTTCGACGTGCGTTACACCGCCGCGCTGGCGCGCCTGGGGCAGCGAGCCTGTGAGATGAGCGGCTTGCCGCCGGGGCTGGCGGAAACTACCGATGATGCGCGGGCTGATGAAACCCGCACTTCCTGA